The region agcagtattCAACCTGCGGCCTTTCAGCagctgcagaactacaactcccagcatgtcctcaCTGCCCCAGCACGCTGGAAGTCCTAGCTGGATTGTCGCAGGTCGGTGACCGCAGTTCTAGACATTCTACAGTCAATACAACAATAAGGCCACATCTTCCACAGACCGCCTGCATGTCCGCGAGGGCCGTAGACTGCGCAGTCACATGGTTGTGTCACGCCTCCTTATATAGCACACGGTATATCGATAAGAGACCCGGTCCCCGTCTCACAGTCCCCGCATGTACAATATGAATTAGACATAGGTGACTATAGGATCCCACTCACTCAGCTGTTTCCATCCCCCCCATGGCCTGTAATGGAACGTGCCAAACTCAGAAGCATCCAAAGAACTAGACCAAACCATTACACCGATTATGGGGGTCTATGGATGTGCAATGCCAACTTTATACACAGCCCCCTAACCAGCCACCACCTACAGCTGCCCCACAGCAACAGCCGAGATCTTGCTGCTACTTGTAGTCCTCCGCACACATTACCCGCACGGTCTCCAGGCTCGCCCCCTCCAGTAACACGATCAGCCTCTTGTCTTTCCGCCGCTTTACTCGGGGCGCTTCGTCCTCCGTGTGATTTACACTCGTGTGTTCCCTGCGCGCCGCCATGTCTGCTGTGGATGGCAAAGAGAGCGACTTCCGGTTGCCATGCTGTGGTTGGCGGCGGGTCACGTGACGCGGAAGCAGCGGAACTATAACGCAGGGGGAGAAGTAGCCGGCCGGAGCTGACAGGTGGAGACACACTTCCGGTGTCCTTCTACTGCCGGGGTTGACATACAGGAGCGGACACGTGAGGGAGCAGAAGAGAAGGGTGAGCTGCTGTAcatgtgtgtgtcatgtatgtgAGCTGCAGGGACGGCTGTGCTGGGGGTATCTCACCTATCCGGCCCTTACTGTTAGGATTGTACCATTCTTGCTTGTATTGAGGGGGTTTGTTAGCGGTTGGGGTTACACTCTCTGATTTTGGCGAACTGTGGTTTGGAATAAAAACCGTGCCGGGTCGTTCGCCGTGTCGGACCGCAGCGGTCGGCTACAGATAGCAGCGTATGGTTGATCACATGACTTCGGACAGTTATTCACCACTTTTGCGCCAGCCGTTCGCCGCCTTTCTCGTTCGTCTGTCCTTCATCAGGCCGAGACGGGAGAACCTCTATCTGtggtccgaccgctgggaccccccacCGTCTTAGAGAAATCGCCCCTTTGTGCGCCCGGATACGTTGGTAGCGGTGGTTTCACAGTTGCGCCATTCGCTTTAATGGGATCTGCTGGAGATGGCCGAGCGGTCGTCGAAGACTTGAGCGCCACGCAATTGCCGTTGAAATTTTGGCACGTATCAGTGATGTTTTCTCtgaatcggtgggggtcccatccGTCAGACCACCATCAATTGGCATGTGATACAGGATAACGTGCCaagattggaatacccctttaagatctcaGCCCCGCCCCTTTCGTGTCAGCCCCGCCCCTCTCGTAGAATCCGTCTCCTCCCGTTATGTGATCTCCGTCTGATGTAACCGGCTGTAACCCTTCAGCTTCCCATCAGACATCACTTCCCCGTCGGCTCTATGAGATGCCAGGGGAGAGGGGCTCTGGAACAGTCATGTGACCCCTCTCAGCACTTCTGATTGGCCAGGACAGTTCCCAGGACCTCCTTTCAGCGCTATCTGCCGCTGTAGTGAATCGGGTTTTGAAAAACGTCCATCCATCTGCAGATATGTCAGATCCACGACTCGCAGCCGAGGGTTTGCTTCAATTGCATCCGGTCTAGACAGACTTATGGAAAGTCGTCGATGGTTGGGGGTCGCACCTTCTGCCAATCAAACCTTGTTTAcaaaacctctgcttgctgttagtaaATGGTAACATTCATGAGTCCATTCAGAGACTGCCGCTTGGAGGTGCGCATATGTTGTATAAGGAGCCGCGTGCTTTTAGCGATAGTCTGAACCGTTttctttcactgacagcaagcagagattttgaaaatggtgCGAAATTAAACCCCAAAACATATTAACAATGTAACGCTCTTCATAAActtccaaacttttttttcttgtctcCCCTCCACAGATTATGGCTCAGAACTTGAAGGACTTTGCTGGCCGTCTGCCCGCCGGGCCCCGGGGTCTGGGCACTGGTCTGAAGCTGCTGCTGGGTGCCGGTGCCGTCGCCTATGCCGTCAGGGAGTCTGTCTTTACAGGTAAGTGCCCCCTCCGCTAGAGACCTCCATTGCCTGCGCAGTGTCTCACCATTGTCTCTCTCCGCAGTGGAGGGCGGTCACAGAGCCATCTTCTTCAACCGCATCGGGGGGGTACAGCAGGACACGATCCTAGCCGAGGGGCTTCACTTCAGGTACGGGCTGATGCCAAGGCATGCCACCATTGGATATCCCTTCTGGTGTTTCCGAGGGACAACCCTGTGATAGAGCTGTCATGGCGGCCGGATGGTCCCCCGGCTTTCCAAACTCTAACAGCCTAAATGAGAAAAATGAAGCGACTTTGCATGCAGTCTTGATTACAAGTACCGTATTGTGCATACAGCTCCAATACAGACCTAtgcgtctccatggttacagactacaagccTCGTGTAATTAATCCTGCCCCCCTGTGTTCCTCTCTCCCATCTGCCTCCTATCTTACCACCTGTAGTTTATCAGGAAGTCTAGACAGATGGAGTAACACATGACTGCAGCATCGGTTACTTCTGGTTTGTTTGTAACCATGGAAACGCGTAGGTTAGCATAGCAGCTGCATACACAAAACGACAGAAGCTCGTTAGACTATTTGCAGAGTTACTTCTTTTTATATAATGTTGGAGCAATAAATAAGTGTTTACATCGGTGGTCATATTCTTGATGGtcacttctttaaccctttcctgcacCATGATGTAGTATAAGGTCAAGGGCCTCAGGTAGTTGGCGCAATTACATCATGGTGATAGAGTGGGAGTCCTCCCGGCAAGGGGGTTGTCAGGAAACATTATAGCACTTGTGAAAGCTCCTCACTCTGTTTCCTCCTTTATCACCGGCTAACGAGTTTTGTATTTTACAGACTTCCCTGGTTCCAGTATCCAATTATCTACGATATCCGAGCAAAACCCCGAAAAATCTCCTCCCCAACAGGGTCCAAAGGTGAGAAGGGTCCctcagtaatatatgtacacagtgactccaccagcagaatagtgagtgcagctctggagtataatacaggatgtaactcgggatcagtaatgtatgtatacagtgactccaccagcagaatagtgagtgcagctctgaggtataatacagcatgtaactcaggatcagtacaggataattaatgtatgtacacagtgactccaccagcagaatagtgagtgcagctttggagaataatacaggatgtaactcgggatcagtaatgtatgtacacagtgactccaccagcagaatagtgagtgcagctctggggtataatacaggatgtaactcaggatcagtacaggataagtaatgtatgtacacagtgaccccaccagcagaatagtgagtgcagctctggggtataataaaggatgtaactcaggatgagtacaggataagtaatgtatgtacacagtgactccaccagcagaatagggagtgcagctctggggtataatacaggatgtaactcaggatcagtacaggataagtaatgtatgtacacatcgACTCCAGCAGCAAactagtgactgcagctctggatgtgactggagtaaaaCCTTGATTATGATTGTGTGCAATGCTATATTTGGCCTCGGTAGTACACGTGATGCGCAGCCGTGTCCAGCACATTGTATGTAGATTTACACGTGACGTCTTCTCTCCCAGATCTGCAGATGGTGAACATCACCCTTCGTGTTCTGTCTCGCCCTTTGGCCTCCGAGCTCCCCCAGTTGTACCAGCGGCTCGGCTTGGATTACGATGAGAGAGTCCTGCCTTCCATTGTTAATGAAGTCCTGAAGAGCGTGGTGGCCAAATTCAATGCGTCGCAGCTCATCACACAGAGAGCCCAGGTAATGTCGCCTGTGGGGGTTGGGACTCCTTGGAGGGGCTTCGGCGGCACAGAGTTGTCAGGAAGATGCCTGAGAAGGCTGTCAGTTTACCTTTGCTACAACAAAGGGTGCGATCAGAGGAGGAAAGATTGGGAAGGGGTGACGTGTGTAAGGACAGGGGAAGGAATTTGTGGGTGCACACAGGACATTATTTTGTTTGTAAAGGGAGGTGtgaaaattaaccccttcccaaccacatcacataaatatacatcatgcagtCGCATAGCGTGTATGGAACAGGCTTGGGAGACTATCGCACTCCATACTGACAGCCGCTAGCAACTACTGCGATCAGAGTTGGCTCATCTAAATAGGCAGCCGGCGGGGAGGAACCCCCTGCAGTGCTCCGTCGGGGTCCATCTGAGATGCAATCGTAGTATTGGTTAATTGCCAGGAGTTTCTAGAGCCAAAACATCATCCCTTTAAATTGGTGAACAGAACTCGTATATTGCCTTCAGGGGAAGTAATTTGTGGGTGCACAGTGATGGGGAATGAGGCCGGGAAGACAGAATGGTTGTCCTGAAGTATTTAGATTCTGTGACAAGGAAGCATTTGAAGGATGCACATCTTGCTCCACACATATCGGGGCTCATTTGCACAGACTTGTACAGTTTTTGGTTCTGTGAAAAATGCACCATTTCCAGTTGTCTGTATATTTACGTGTTTCTTGCGTTTGTCCGCGTTACATCCGTTTGCAATCCATTTTCTCGCATACAAAAAAGAAGGCCCAAGGGATGTCTGTTTTGCGACGAAATGGTGCGCAAAATAAACCCGCATTAAATGTAAATGTTACTGCGTGGTCACTGCGTTTTTCTTAcacacccatagactttaatgggcaattttggtaATTCAGTGACTGCACCCATCTGCATAACGAAACTTGCGTCTTACTATGCCAATTTCATTCAATGTGCAAAAAATGTGAATGGGCCCTGTTATAGGAAAATCAATGGTTTTCCTCCAGACTTTCACTATCTGCTCCAAATTATTATGAGATGTTACATGCATGCAAGGTCACGGAGTCGGACTCCATGTTGGTCAACCATCAGTATCCTTCTGGTTTATTATTAACATCACGGTACAGATATAGTGGAAATGATGCAGTAATACAAATGTacgcccccaacatcataactcatgattggcttagtatgtaataactctaatgattaacatatgttaacgccttaaggtgtatgtTGCTACTAAACACGAAATTTCTAGGAACCGAAACTAAAATAGACTTATTAATATCCCTGCCTGGACCAGGGAATCCAAGGGAAGAGGTAAAGAgcagcccccccttccccttaTGAGCTGTGGGCATCCCAGGTGTTTCTCGTGAGAAACAAATCTGGAGACAGTGCTAAGTCCTGGGAACGGTGTGTGGGAAATACCGCACAAGAATCCAACACACACCAGTGTACAatattgaaccagttaaccatttactACTAGGAAggtagatatacatatatatacacacacacacacacacacacacacacgtgtttgcctaggctgcTGTGAGAAACCtatgatatatacacacacacaatagaatacatatattattactataacaggcCTCCCTGCCTTATATCACAGTGGTCCCTCATGCGCTTTCTGTCTCTCACAGGTTTCTCTCTTGATCCGTCGGGAGCTAACAGAACGAGCAAAGGATTTCAGCTTGATCTTGGATGATGTGGCCATCACTGAGCTGAGCTTCAGCCGAGAATACACAGCAGCTGTCGAGTCCAAGCAAGTGGGTAAGTGACCTCCGGAACCTCACAGCCCACCTATCACTGTGCTGGGTCGCTTCGTAACAGATCTGTTCAGGGGTAGGAGTGTGTCTTTTTATTATACAGAGCTCCATATCTCCTGCAGAGATGGACATAAATGATAAaatcaccactagggggcactccCTGCATACGAATTCATATGGTTCCCGTTGAACTCAGTGATCCATcttcagtgagctccccctagtggtggctgcgggCCATCATGACTTTATCATTTATctttgcaggggatttggagctctgtatcagaaaatcaAAGCTCTAATCCTGTAAGGATAAATGATGAAGTTCATGTTCCCGCAAGGCGCATCAATGGCGAGTCTACGAGGGTTTCTGATGCGTTTTCTCTGTTCCCACAGCTCAGCAGGAGGCACAGCGAGCTCAGTTTTTGGTGGAGAAGGCCAAGCAGGACCAGAAACAGAAGATTGTCCAGGCTGAAGGAGAAGCCACCGCTGCCAAGATGATATCCTTCAAAACCAGACAGAACGCATCATCCGCTCTCATAGAACGGCTTCCTCATAACGGAgctgggggacatgatggaagcatCTATTTGGGAGGGGGGATGGGAGGAGGGGGTCCATCCATTAATGTGACACCAGATAATTATAATGGCTGCCATCCTATTACTTTCCTTTTCCTTGACCGCCTTTTACATTGGTGATGCTCTCGGTAAAAACCCCGGTTACCTGAAACTGAGGCGGATCCGTGCGGCGCAGAGCATAGCAAAGACGGTGAGTAGTGCGTGCGCATCTCATGGCAGAATTGGTGCTGATCACCTGGGGCAGTAATAAAGTTCTATGGATAACCAGGTGCCTGCTTTCTGCTGGTAGAACATACAAATATGCTCcaccactaggggccgctgtaaTGAAGGGATATTACTTTCTCGAAGGTGACCTTTCCCTGTGTCTTTCAGATCGCTGCATCCCAGAACCGTGTCTATCTGAACGCTGACAACCTGGTCCTCAACCTGCAGGATGACACCTTCACCAGGTGAGGACGACTCTTGCACATAACATGTAGTTTCTGTGGCCGCCGCTGTGTGCATCaagcagtcagagaagctggtgcggccatctttatttgtccGTGGCCGGAGAGTCTCTTTAATACGCTTCTACTTAAGTGAACATATGTAACGCacactaaggccggtttcacatggctgagagaaTCGCGCCCATATATATGAGTGGGGTCATACAtcctacacatgagcgatggtttttctgcatggcaccgcaatgcaaTGCTGTGCAGGAAACACATCGCATCTTCTCCTATCTtcctgcaatatcgcccattgtcttcagcgggggcagcagcgccggccccattggaagcagtgGGAGAACCCTGCGATTCTCTGCCACGGCGGGGAATTCCCTTTGTCccagcagtgatgcaaggctgttttcacaagaGAACcccctcgcatccacggggctttccaCATGGACGGCGAAGGCGATATCTGACGGATGCACCGCCCCATATCtccctcacccatgtgaaactagcctaggtGCATACTCGTTTGTGGGTTTTATGACATACTAacttttatgtttcttttttttttttttttccttttgctcttCTTACCTGAATGATGTGAATCCCGCAGAGCGAGGTGAGTCCCCAAGTCCTGTATTGGACGTGTCATATGTTTATATTTCATTTTAGAACTATGGGGGAACCACGGATTGAGTTCTAATGTCAGAGAATTCAGGCGGGGGATCGGCTGCTTGTATTGATGGTCAATGGTGTAACTGGGAGGGGTGTTGGAATACTTTGGCAGgacgctgcatattttttttttttttttgtctttttgtcacttttttttctgaCTCTCACACTTTTTTTTGCCTCTTTTGCAGTGATAACCTCGTAATACAGAAAGGCAAGAAATGATGAGCGCTGACCAAAACCTCCAGTAATTCTTCCAAGCCCCCTAACCCCCAGAATGATCTAAGCCTGTCCTCACCGTCGCTGTGGAGCAGGATATGTGCTGCGCTGACATGAACCTGAACGGGATGACGCTGACTGGACTTTGTCCCTGGCAGGGCGGGCGCGATCATGTGTgaactttatataaaaaaaattcagaTACTTAACATGAgcgtcttgttttgtttttagggCTGCAGCGCCCCAGTGATCTGCACCCCACGCTTCTTGTGTGTCGATATTCAAAGTCTGGGAAAATTTTCATTAATGTTAAGGCACCACTCCGGGGAaatgtttgtgtgttttttgtttttttttctcctccattcTTTATGCAGctagccccccagtatatatgttgGTAGGTTATTTCTTTCTCTCTGAAAACTtcctggcctcttttttttttttcttgggtcaTGTGACTTCATTCTGACCGCCTGGGATTTACTTGGCTTTAGATTATCTAAAGGAGTCAGTTCTTTCCTATGTAATGGACCCGCCCACACAAGCTTTTCAGAGGGGAACGTAAACTCCTTTGATAGTTACTGGTGATTagaggctgctgtcacacagctataatgaaggagatgatgcTTCAGCCCCCTAACTGTATACTTGTGGTTTATGTAGGAGAATAGAAAGGATTAGTAGATGGCCCGTCCCAGGACGGTGACTAATAGAACATGCATCCACTAAAGGGAAGGGTTCTTGTCCCAGGACAACGACTGCAGTGTGTGTGATTATATAATCTCCAAAGTTACTTGGCGGAATTAGAAAAAAGTAATGCAAAGACATCCGCTGCTTCAAACACAGAACATCGAGGCCAAACCAACCTTTTTAGACAGTGGCAGAATTGTTCTGAAGTCTCCGCATACTTTTCTTTTATTGTTGGTGCATGTAATTAAAATATTCCCCTTACACCCATGACTGCATCGGTGAGAGACCTCCCATCCAGACAGGAAGCGGGAACCTCCCAGATCTCTTTAAAGGCGGCGGGGATACCCTTCACCTCTGTCCATGTTTCCCGTCCGTGGTTGGAAAATGCTGAGGTAGTGGCTGCTCGGCTACCGCCGCTCTTTCAGGGATTTCTCCAGATCTGTAAAGGTGGCGGGCAGTAAGACCTCCCTCCCAAACTTTATGGCATGAGAGGTAAGTTGCTACGGGGAGCCACTGGGTAAGCCTGGAGTCCTCCTCCCGCAGGAGATGCTGGGCTCCCTCGTCTCTGGAGGTTATGAAGGAAAGTTCCTTTCTCTACCTGATGGAATCCTTCTATCGTTACGGGAGAACCCCATGATCATGGTATACTCCTTGTGGTGGTGCAGCTGGGCTGGAGGTTAGTGGGACCTTCTGGTGCTTCCATCAATAGATGTGTACTAATCTGGGCAATGCCTCATATTACCACCCATTGTGGTAGCAGAGGATCCCCAGCTAGTAGAATTACCCTGATTAAGGATTGGATTCTGCCTTTGCCTTAATCCTACTAGTAAGAGCATCCCCCTATACATTCTTCAATGTGTGCCCAATTCCCAGACCCTGTATGCCCATTGCCTAAGGCGGCTTTTCACGGGTgggaaaattgcgcaagatttctaCGTTGAGACGAACATATATGAACCCCACTCTTTTGAACAGGGTTATACACATaagtgatgttttcccgcatggcaccgcgCACACAAGAtgtaacaaatcgcagcatgttctgtcttgtgtgtgctctcgcatcgcgATGCcacgcaggaaaacatcactcgtgtATAACCCGctcaaaagaatgggcttcatatcTGTGCGTCTCGTCACGCACGGATCTCTTGCAGttctcttgcccgtgtgaagctggtcttgggccccattcacatgggtgtatcttCGGTCCATATTCagtatattttattgatttgaaTATGgacccattaaaataaattggtgtttttttttagatttttttcctttttacaagtccTATTTTAGCCTGTATCATGGACCAGGATCATCTATGTAGGCCTATGAGAGTGTAATAACATATAAGAGTGTAATAACATCCATTGtcactgcggtttttttttttatgtacaagtTTACTGAGTTCttggtttttttgtttaaatttttttataaagGTGTTGCCTGGAGGCAGTGAGGGAataaaaagtgacatcaattgcACCATCGGgtagcggtttgtttttttttttggacttaaAAAACATAATAATGAAAGTGGATGCAACTCTGATGTCAAAAATGCATCCGGTTTACACATTACAGTCCatacgctctgctggcagagaccatGTATGGGCTGAGTAGGCCTGTGAATcacacatcacggacatgcgcagtgtgtggggttttttttttcttaaaggggttgtcccgcgccgaaacggggtttttttttttttttcaatagcccccccccccgttcggcgcgagacaaacccgatgcaggggtttaaaaaaaacaaaacagatagtacttacccgaatccccgcgctccggtgacttcttacttaccttgcgaagatggccgccgggatcttcaccctcggtggaccgcaggtcttctgtgcggtccattgccgattccagcctcctgattggctggaatcggcacgtgacggggcggagctacgaggagcagctctctggcaggagcggccccattcagaagggagaagaccggactgcgcaagcgcgtctaatcgggagattagacgctgaaaattagacggcaccatggagacggggacgctagcaacggagcaggtaagtgaataacttctgtatggctcataattaatgcacgatgtatattacaaagtgcattaatatggccatacagaagtgtatacccccactttgtttcgcgggacaacccctttaaattcgcCGCTCTATTTAGAGCAGTGATCCGTATGGAAATGCTGCCCGTACACAATGGACTCTGTATGATACCCAGCCCATAGAAGGGCTCCCCATATGACAGGCAGAGAAATGCTTTATGCAAGAGTAGTTTTGATCCGCGGCATCCACACACCGGTGTGCATGGAATGATGAATGTCCATTGATGTtcactgcctccattcaccgcgtatcgtGTGTGCGTGCAATGCGGTGAAATCCCGGTCGTGGACATGACCTTAGGCACAGGT is a window of Eleutherodactylus coqui strain aEleCoq1 chromosome 4, aEleCoq1.hap1, whole genome shotgun sequence DNA encoding:
- the PHB2 gene encoding prohibitin-2, which encodes MAQNLKDFAGRLPAGPRGLGTGLKLLLGAGAVAYAVRESVFTVEGGHRAIFFNRIGGVQQDTILAEGLHFRLPWFQYPIIYDIRAKPRKISSPTGSKDLQMVNITLRVLSRPLASELPQLYQRLGLDYDERVLPSIVNEVLKSVVAKFNASQLITQRAQVSLLIRRELTERAKDFSLILDDVAITELSFSREYTAAVESKQVAQQEAQRAQFLVEKAKQDQKQKIVQAEGEATAAKMIGDALGKNPGYLKLRRIRAAQSIAKTIAASQNRVYLNADNLVLNLQDDTFTR